The Anguilla anguilla isolate fAngAng1 chromosome 2, fAngAng1.pri, whole genome shotgun sequence genome contains the following window.
AATTGTATTGATTAAATGAAACTCCTGCTTTTTTCTCAGTAATGAACAGAAAGTGTTGAGGAACAGCTGAGTTATTCCCTGGTTACTGCCAACAATTAAGCACATGTTTACTATAATTATTCAGCTGAATGAAGCAGCTGGATAAAAACTTTACACCATTTACCCAAGACTGGACATTCTCAGATGTGCAAAACCCTTTTTGGGctgtattgtgctgtattgtggTTACTATTAAGTACTGTTTATACATTTgtcattaaaacaaagaaatatacataaaacatatCCAAAGTCAGCAAGTCATGCAGTTTACAAAAATCTGAACAAAGCTACACATTTTACTCCTAAAGGATAAAGATGAGGACAATAGAGAAATAAGCACACCTAGCTATGCCAAGATATGTGATTCCATCAAGATACTCAACACTATCCCTCCTGTTGTCACAATAGCAAACTGCTTGCAAAAATAGCCATGCTCAATGTTACTCTACTTACAAAAGCACACACTATGCTAATACGCTAATACTACAATATTAACAGCTCTGAAGTAATCTAGTTCaagcattttctattttataaGATGTCACAGGTATAAGTAGAAAATTAATTAACGACTATTCAAATGTGGGAGGCATGAGGGTTTTTCCTGttgcgtttaaaaaaatgcaaaaatattccaAGTATATGAAAATTATTACTCCATAATTATTACTAGACAAGTGTAAatcactgaaaaaatacttATATAACTAAAAATTATAAATTctttgtaattaattaaattcatgCTTTCCTTTTTAGAGATGAAATCAAAACATTAAGCGGTATTCTCTTAAGGAATAAATGCTCATTTGGATTTTAGCTGATAAATGAGTGAAGACTAAACGGTTCACCCCGATCTTGGCTGAAGGCCGTCCAATGAGACCACTGAGTTGTGCACCTCGGCGTCCACAGCACCcccctgtgtgagagagactgggagCAAAGAGTGGGTTGGTGGATTACCTGATTTGAGGCTGGGATTGAGCTCCCCACTAGTGGTGGGAGGTTGAGTGGGCCCCGTGGCCGCCGCGTGTGCGGGATGGGACGGGTAAAGGGGCGGAGTCAGCTCTTCGTCACCCGAGAAGCTCCTCCGCACCGTGCCTGTCAGAGGCACACTCGACAAACTGACCGGCCTCTTCCCAACAGGAATCTTCCTCTCTAAACACCAAGCCAGACTGGAGTAAGCTACCAAGCCTCCGTTGTCTTACCTCTTCACCCACATCTACCTCTTCTTTTTCCCCAGTGTCCCTACACCAACAATTTCTCTAAGATGGAGACTGTCATCAATtaattaagttgttttttttttgttttttttaaagaatgacatTCAGCAAGAAACGGTCACAATGATTTTCAATATGCTGGTGGAATAAGATCCATCTTATTAGCCTTTAGAAATCTCATTTCCTGTTGTTAGAATTCAGCTCAAGGACTCAACAAGTCAGGCTTCTCGGGCCTCGGTGTAATGCAGAGGTTAGTCAATTTACGACCTGTAGTCATGTCACTGTCCAACTCCATGCTACTCTAATCTACACTGGGGAAACAGCAAGCAGTCCACAGCCAGTGTCCCATGCCCATTTTTCACTGCATACTTTCATACAACACCTGGAGACCGTGTCATGTCAACTTGACGCATCAACACCCGAATCTCACCAACTTCAATTCCACACCCAGGCCAGAGGACTTCCAAACCAACCAGGAACAAAGTTTGAATTTCTTGttgcagattttgtttttatgtagttttttttgtttgtttttgtttttttttaaataaacgatTTGCtgaaaaaagaagtaaaaaactGTTTACTAGACCCACTTTTCTTTTGCCCTTTGTACTGCTGGGACTTTTTCTTCTGCTTCGTCACTGGTGTGGGGATTTCTCTGGGGCCTAAAAAGGAGAACACATTCAAGTTTCAACATCctatacaaataattattttaaaaacacagatataATCTGCCACTTTCTGATTAATTGCAGCTATGTGTTTTCACATGGAAATGTACAAGCATGTTTGAAATTCAATGGCTAATAGCCATATTTCCCAACTCGATTACATTTTAGACGTAATACTAGATACCCATTCTGATATGAATGACACACTATTATGACTAAAAGTATCTGGACTtggtctagggctgtttttcatgttttgggctAGGccattagttccagtgaaggcaaatcttaatgctatagCACACAATCCAATTCTAGAAAATTCTgtgcagtttggggaaggccctttcctgtttcagcatggcaatgccctcaggcacacagcaaggtccatatagaaatggtttttttgagaacggtgtggaagaacttaactgacctgcacagagccctgacctcaaccccacccaacaTCTATGGGATCAAATGGAaggccaactgcaagccaggcctaatcccccaatcagtgcctgacttAACTAATGCTCTTCCGGCtcaatggaagcaaatccctgcagcaatgctccaacatctagtataaagccttcccagaagagtggaggttgttaaagcagcaaagggtggacaccctccatattaattcccataattttgAAATGTCGGGTGTCTACATaattttggccatatagtgtatctagtgtttagattatggccttagaAATAGTGAATtgaatacaatattatattgtttataaGAATGCTGGCTGCCCTCCCCACaacaaacatcaaaggaaatgTCCCTGGGGCAATCAAGAGTCAcgctgataccctaatctaggcaggcAAACTATGGGTCCCACCTCCTGTagagaagagacaaaccagaagacaaTGCTATTTATGAAGATAGAGGCCCAGCATGGCTACAGAATACACAACAATCAAGCtccttttgattttaattttgaatgcaatctgtgacatcTCATTGAAATCATTGATTGAAAACCTAAAGTTTACATACATAATGGTTGTTCAGGCCTGATAGTGGGaacctacatttttttttagaagcagGGGTTAAAATTGCTGGattctgaaaattaaacatatctTACTCAATCCTCAGTTCCATGACACTTTTGAGTCAAAGTCGGACTTagcaaatacaatatatttattagCTTTCTGCAGCTATTGTGTTGATTTCTGAAACAATCCTTTAATGGCTTTAATAATAAGAGGAGCAATTGAAGACCAATTTCTGAACACTGCATGTTGATGTGATAGTCAGTGACAGGTTGTCATGTaagcctggccaaaaaaaaaccttcaaagaAGAAGCGTTTGTATTGTAGCTACAGAAAATATCACTAGACAGATACTGTATCTTTACAAGGCTATGACTATAACAATTTCCAAAGGGAAATCCAAAGAAATTTTCTGTGGGTCTTTATTTCAATAGACTGCTGGGAGAAAAATTGTCTCAAAAAGATCCCAGACCTGCAGCAAGAAATTACACAAgaagatatttactgaaataatgcaGATTCAGAGCCTTGCTCAAGGGGGACAATGGCAGTTCCCTAATCCCTAATCTTTGCTACATTACTTTTAATAATTCACTTCAGATTAGTTTGCCTTTTAATTATGtactgttaatttttttccccaggcaTACTTACTCTGTGCAGCAGGTGGCTGAAGCTGATATCCTGTCAGCTGACACCAGCCCACAGGGTAGAGGTCAGGTGACTCACAGTCCACCCACTGGTCATACTCGTCCTCCCAGCCATCAAAATGGATGCGCAAAAGCCTGTGAACGATGCGCGTCACCGTGGCGACGCACACAAGCCGTGGCTCCATCAGGTCCACAGCTTCCAGCTTCATGCCCGGACGGAAACCATGGTTTGGAACCTCCTGTAGATTGTTACAGGGGGGCAACAGGAGAATGTTTTTTCTGCAGTAGGCTATGGTAGAGAATAGCTCCACTGAGGCCTACTCACTTTGTCTTGCCACTACAGATGTCCACTAACATCTAACTTTTCAGACCCTCTCCTTAACACTGGTATTACCAACATCAAAAGTGCAGCCTTGGAattgtatattatttaataaacatcTACATCCTTGTTTTCTTCCTCATTACTACAACTTCCTCTGTCCTCATGTCATCTTTCATTTGTACCACCAACAAAAATAATCCTGATTAACTACAattatgaatatgcaaaaacatgcagtaaaacgagattaattattttaaaagtatgaTCTAGATTCTGCAGAGACACACTAGGGCACACATTTCAGGCTATTCACAGTATAAGGCAAGTCCACTGCATAATAAAAGGTGCTAGAGACAGACTTACTTTGTTGAAGAGCCTCACAGGAGCTGCAATTGAACCCGTATCCCTGAGGTAGTCAAACCATTTGAATGGGAGTTTTGTGTACCCTGTGAAATAGATTTGGATTTACAAACACCATTAATTTTAAACCCAGAGCATTCAAGTGAGCCAGATGGGTCCAAAGGCCAAGAAGGTTTACTGCCTTGATGGTAATTCAGTTTCTCGCCTCACCGTAAGTAAATGATtggtgaaaaagagaaaaaatgctGTACCTCGAGGTGGCGTGAGTTCaatgttgtttatttcacagaagCCGGCAGGAAAGATGGAAGGGGAGGTGGCATGGTAgcagaaccaatcagaaccaTCTGCCGCCTCAGAACCGTCAATCCCAATCATGAGGTACCCATCTGCCAAgacctgacacagagaggacaaGGCCCAATTGGAAAAACCACCATGCAGCTTTGATTACAGTATGAGGTCAGTGGTTCACCTGACAGAATCTCCACAGCCCTTCACCCTACCCATCCCTCGCTCTTTCCAGGAGTACGATTGGCTGGTCCAACGACTTAAAAACAGCATATCAGGAAGACATCACATCTTTCACAAGACCAAGTATACCACACAAATGTAATCTGTGCCTTACCTTTCTTACAGTAGCTACACATATGGCTGAGAGATTTAGAGGGTCAATCGCCTCTAGCTTCATTCCATCTTTAAACCAATCCCCACTTTGGTCAACATCCTTCACCTGAAGAGAAATCAGAGGGAGCAGCAGAGAAGATGCTATTAGTCACTAGTCACTGGAAACATGTGAGAATTTCAccacaagtttaaaaaatatacaaaactgaagataaaaaataatgttccaACCTTCAAGAACAGTTGAGCAGGAGCATCTGCCTGACCCTCAAGCTTCTTGGACACATCtaagaaagacaaaatggcTTCATTTTACCATTGAATATTCTCCCCAAACTTGAATGCATTAAGAGCAGTTCATAAAACGTGCATCACAATCCTTTACTAAAAGGAATCAGCCCCACAGACTCCCAGTGTTCTGCTGTCACCCCCTCATTTACCGGATCTTTTGAAGCGATGTCCGATGCTTCGAGACCAGCCGATGCCATGGATGAGCGGGCTGTACATGTGGCACCAGAAGTCGTCGGTGCCGTCTTCACTCTCCTCGTAAACCAGACGCAGCCGGCCTCCAATCACCTGCTCCACCAGGGCCACGCGTGTCCGGCACAGGTGCGTCTTGTCCACCACCTCCACACGCATCAGTTTTTTGAAAGGGTACTGCATGCTTTCCTGCACCTGAGGGCCAGGTCATTTCAAGCTCAATGTAAGACATTCAGCACActtcaaaagacaaaaacaataattgggTGAAAAACTTGAGTTCTGATTAGGAGCGTTCCAGCAATGGCTCCCGGACAAGTGACGATGAAGCCTCACCTTGGCGGTGAAGTCCGGAGGAAGCGTTTTGGCTCCTGTAAGGCGCTTCACAAGGAACGCTTTCCAGTTTGTGTATTTATGCTGAATGGCTACAtaaaaatgagagaatgagTTTTGTTTAAGCCAACACATGTAAATTACTGCAACccacaaagagaaaaacatggAGAGAACCAGATGGAGAAAAATTCTCAGGTGAAATTGCCACTACCACCCCTAGGGTCTTGAGCATATAAACCCAGGGCCTGAGCTTCCCTTACATTTGGGGGGTACGAGAGGCTTCCCACTGGATGCACACCAGCCCACTGGGTGAATTTCAGGGATGCAGAGGTTGCACCAGAAGTCCCGGCTGGCGTCGTTGTCAAAACCTTCGTACCGAAGGAGCGCCTTAAATCCTGGGGGAATCACCGGATCACAGATGAGGACAAGACGACCCTCAAACCTGCTGTATATTCTGTCTATCAGTTACCGAAAAATCAAGAGAATTTGCACTTTGATTGTtgaccaaaataaattatacccAGTTATCTCACTGACTTCCTCTCGGTGCTAGTAATGTTTGCAATCAAATCCAAGACTATTATGGAACATTTACCTTGACCAAAACAATACAGGTATGAGAGCATCCAGAGTTAATTACATTGTGTACCAATGATATACCTGCACTGAACAGTAAATAGTCAGGGTAA
Protein-coding sequences here:
- the mbtd1 gene encoding MBT domain-containing protein 1 isoform X4; its protein translation is MEDTRDLAEHTPRSERKRRDSFGMFDGYDSCSEDSSSSSSSEDSEEEVPSIPASLPIIKNNGQVYTYPDGKAGMATCEMCGMVGVRDAFYSKTKRFCSVSCSRSYSSNSKKASILARLQGKPPTKKAKVLQKQPLMAKLAAYAQYQASQQNQAKSKTVVPVEGFDWGRYICSSNLVGAPVSCFKHVPMGTNWGDIAEGVRVEVPNSDCTLQTKVYWIAGIIKLAGFKALLRYEGFDNDASRDFWCNLCIPEIHPVGWCASSGKPLVPPKSIQHKYTNWKAFLVKRLTGAKTLPPDFTAKVQESMQYPFKKLMRVEVVDKTHLCRTRVALVEQVIGGRLRLVYEESEDGTDDFWCHMYSPLIHGIGWSRSIGHRFKRSDVSKKLEGQADAPAQLFLKVKDVDQSGDWFKDGMKLEAIDPLNLSAICVATVRKVLADGYLMIGIDGSEAADGSDWFCYHATSPSIFPAGFCEINNIELTPPRGYTKLPFKWFDYLRDTGSIAAPVRLFNKEVPNHGFRPGMKLEAVDLMEPRLVCVATVTRIVHRLLRIHFDGWEDEYDQWVDCESPDLYPVGWCQLTGYQLQPPAAQSPREIPTPVTKQKKKSQQYKGQKKMASLQLKEEAQEVDEFSFSQGVSDQESNGSGSYYIKQEP
- the mbtd1 gene encoding MBT domain-containing protein 1 isoform X1, with translation MEDTRDLAEHTPRSERKRRDSFGMFDGYDSCSEDSSSSSSSEDSEEEVPSIPASLPIIKNNGQVYTYPDGKAGMATCEMCGMVGVRDAFYSKTKRFCSVSCSRSYSSNSKKASILARLQGKPPTKKAKVLQKQPLMAKLAAYAQYQASQQNQAKSKTVVPVEGFDWGRYICSSNLVGAPVSCFKHVPMGTNWGDIAEGVRVEVPNSDCTLQTKVYWIAGIIKLAGFKALLRYEGFDNDASRDFWCNLCIPEIHPVGWCASSGKPLVPPKSIQHKYTNWKAFLVKRLTGAKTLPPDFTAKVQESMQYPFKKLMRVEVVDKTHLCRTRVALVEQVIGGRLRLVYEESEDGTDDFWCHMYSPLIHGIGWSRSIGHRFKRSDVSKKLEGQADAPAQLFLKVKDVDQSGDWFKDGMKLEAIDPLNLSAICVATVRKVLADGYLMIGIDGSEAADGSDWFCYHATSPSIFPAGFCEINNIELTPPRGYTKLPFKWFDYLRDTGSIAAPVRLFNKEVPNHGFRPGMKLEAVDLMEPRLVCVATVTRIVHRLLRIHFDGWEDEYDQWVDCESPDLYPVGWCQLTGYQLQPPAAQSPREIPTPVTKQKKKSQQYKGQKKKRKIPVGKRPVSLSSVPLTGTVRRSFSGDEELTPPLYPSHPAHAAATGPTQPPTTSGELNPSLKSVASLQLKEEAQEVDEFSFSQGVSDQESNGSGSYYIKQEP
- the mbtd1 gene encoding MBT domain-containing protein 1 isoform X3; translation: MFDGYDSCSEDSSSSSSSEDSEEEVPSIPASLPIIKNNGQVYTYPDGKAGMATCEMCGMVGVRDAFYSKTKRFCSVSCSRSYSSNSKKASILARLQGKPPTKKAKVLQKQPLMAKLAAYAQYQASQQNQAKSKTVVPVEGFDWGRYICSSNLVGAPVSCFKHVPMGTNWGDIAEGVRVEVPNSDCTLQTKVYWIAGIIKLAGFKALLRYEGFDNDASRDFWCNLCIPEIHPVGWCASSGKPLVPPKSIQHKYTNWKAFLVKRLTGAKTLPPDFTAKVQESMQYPFKKLMRVEVVDKTHLCRTRVALVEQVIGGRLRLVYEESEDGTDDFWCHMYSPLIHGIGWSRSIGHRFKRSDVSKKLEGQADAPAQLFLKVKDVDQSGDWFKDGMKLEAIDPLNLSAICVATVRKVLADGYLMIGIDGSEAADGSDWFCYHATSPSIFPAGFCEINNIELTPPRGYTKLPFKWFDYLRDTGSIAAPVRLFNKEVPNHGFRPGMKLEAVDLMEPRLVCVATVTRIVHRLLRIHFDGWEDEYDQWVDCESPDLYPVGWCQLTGYQLQPPAAQSPREIPTPVTKQKKKSQQYKGQKKKRKIPVGKRPVSLSSVPLTGTVRRSFSGDEELTPPLYPSHPAHAAATGPTQPPTTSGELNPSLKSVASLQLKEEAQEVDEFSFSQGVSDQESNGSGSYYIKQEP
- the mbtd1 gene encoding MBT domain-containing protein 1 isoform X2 is translated as MEDTRDLAEHTPRSERKRRDSFGMFDGYDSCSEDSSSSSSSEDSEEEVPSIPASLPIIKNNGQVYTYPDGKAGMATCEMCGMVGVRDAFYSKTKRFCSVSCSRSYSSNSKKASILARLQGKPPTKKAKVLQKQPLMAKLAAYAQYQASQQNQAKSKTVVPVEGFDWGRYICSSNLVGAPVSCFKHVPMGTNWGDIAEGVRVEVPNSDCTLQTKVYWIAGIIKLAGFKALLRYEGFDNDASRDFWCNLCIPEIHPVGWCASSGKPLVPPKSIQHKYTNWKAFLVKRLTGAKTLPPDFTAKVQESMQYPFKKLMRVEVVDKTHLCRTRVALVEQVIGGRLRLVYEESEDGTDDFWCHMYSPLIHGIGWSRSIGHRFKRSDVSKKLEGQADAPAQLFLKVKDVDQSGDWFKDGMKLEAIDPLNLSAICVATVRKVLADGYLMIGIDGSEAADGSDWFCYHATSPSIFPAGFCEINNIELTPPRGYTKLPFKWFDYLRDTGSIAAPVRLFNKEVPNHGFRPGMKLEAVDLMEPRLVCVATVTRIVHRLLRIHFDGWEDEYDQWVDCESPDLYPVGWCQLTGYQLQPPAAQSPREIPTPVTKQKKKSQQYKGQKKSTVRRSFSGDEELTPPLYPSHPAHAAATGPTQPPTTSGELNPSLKSVASLQLKEEAQEVDEFSFSQGVSDQESNGSGSYYIKQEP